One window of the Glycocaulis alkaliphilus genome contains the following:
- a CDS encoding BrnT family toxin produces the protein MEFEWDEAKNRANLEKHGISFDRAVLVFEGDYVTTQARLMPDGEVRQKTIGMLDDLLMVSVIHTDREGVTRLISARPAKRNERAFYHGTHRPRET, from the coding sequence ATGGAGTTCGAATGGGACGAGGCGAAGAACCGCGCCAATCTGGAAAAGCACGGCATCAGCTTTGACCGGGCGGTGCTAGTGTTTGAAGGCGACTACGTCACCACGCAGGCCCGTCTTATGCCTGATGGTGAAGTGCGCCAGAAAACAATCGGCATGTTGGATGACCTGCTGATGGTTAGCGTCATCCACACCGACCGGGAAGGCGTCACACGCCTTATCTCCGCCCGTCCGGCAAAGCGTAACGAGAGGGCATTTTACCATGGGACGCACCGTCCGCGTGAAACTTGA
- a CDS encoding BrnA antitoxin family protein, translating to MGRTVRVKLEDLPPLTQADRERLRRLAELPDDEIDTSDIPEWTEEEFANAVWHTGHGKQQVTVRLDKDVLAFFKKGGRGYQTRINAVLRAFMEAKRKTPAE from the coding sequence ATGGGACGCACCGTCCGCGTGAAACTTGAAGACCTGCCACCGCTGACGCAAGCGGATCGCGAGCGGCTACGTCGTCTTGCCGAACTCCCCGACGACGAGATCGATACCTCTGACATTCCCGAATGGACCGAGGAGGAGTTCGCCAACGCAGTCTGGCATACCGGCCATGGCAAGCAGCAGGTGACGGTGCGGCTGGACAAGGATGTGCTCGCCTTCTTCAAAAAGGGCGGGCGCGGCTATCAGACACGCATCAATGCCGTCCTGCGCGCCTTCATGGAGGCTAAGCGCAAGACTCCGGCGGAATAG
- the trpA gene encoding tryptophan synthase subunit alpha — MTRLSDTFARLKSDGQAGFVAYVMAGDPDAATTLKVMHGLAEAGADVIELGAPFTDPMADGPPIQRAALRALDSGMTLRGVLQLIADFRKTNAATPVVIMGYANPFHAFGYQAFVDAASAAGADGVICVDLPPEEDAPLREPMERAGLSLIRLATPTTDDDRLPQVVKNTSGFVYYVSTTGVTGAGIGQTAVVSGAVDRVRKASGLPVAVGFGVKTPERAAEIAKVADAVVVGSAIVDALADGGVAGAVKLAKELAQATHNAR, encoded by the coding sequence ATGACACGTCTTTCCGACACGTTTGCGCGCCTGAAATCTGACGGGCAAGCCGGGTTCGTCGCCTATGTGATGGCGGGTGATCCCGATGCCGCCACAACGCTGAAAGTCATGCACGGGCTTGCCGAAGCCGGAGCCGATGTGATCGAGCTCGGCGCCCCCTTCACCGATCCGATGGCCGATGGCCCGCCCATCCAGCGCGCGGCGCTGCGGGCGCTCGATAGCGGCATGACGCTTCGCGGCGTGCTGCAGCTGATCGCGGACTTCCGCAAGACCAATGCGGCGACGCCTGTCGTGATCATGGGTTATGCGAACCCCTTCCACGCCTTTGGCTATCAGGCGTTTGTCGATGCGGCTTCGGCGGCGGGCGCGGACGGCGTGATCTGCGTGGACCTGCCGCCCGAAGAAGACGCGCCGCTTCGCGAGCCGATGGAGCGCGCTGGCCTCTCCCTTATCCGCCTCGCTACCCCCACCACCGACGATGACCGCCTGCCGCAAGTGGTGAAAAATACCTCCGGCTTTGTCTATTACGTCTCCACCACAGGCGTAACCGGGGCCGGTATCGGCCAGACGGCTGTGGTCTCAGGGGCGGTGGACCGGGTGCGCAAGGCGTCCGGACTGCCGGTCGCGGTGGGCTTTGGCGTAAAGACGCCAGAGCGCGCCGCAGAGATCGCGAAAGTGGCCGATGCGGTAGTCGTCGGCTCGGCGATTGTGGACGCGCTGGCGGATGGCGGCGTCGCAGGCGCGGTCAAACTGGCCAAAGAACTGGCGCAAGCAACGCATAATGCGCGATAA
- the accD gene encoding acetyl-CoA carboxylase, carboxyltransferase subunit beta encodes MNWLSKLTPPGVSRMFDKRDTPENLWMKCPVSGEMVFHKDLEAALHVTPAGHHVRIGPDVRLRYTFDATWEEIALPEVPKDPLKFRDDKPYASRLAAARKKTGREDAMVISVGRIQGIETTVLVQDFSFMGGSLGMAAGESFLKAAETAVERRTPLVVFTAAGGARMQEGCLSLMQMPRTTIGVEMLREAKLPYVVVLTDPTTGGVTASYAMLGDVHLAEPGALIGFAGQRVIEQTIREKLPEGFQRAEYLLEKGMVDRVVHRRDLPRVLGNVLRTLMKRPAATANVPAPAA; translated from the coding sequence ATGAACTGGCTTTCCAAGCTTACCCCTCCGGGTGTTTCGCGCATGTTCGACAAGCGCGACACGCCGGAAAATCTCTGGATGAAATGCCCGGTCTCGGGCGAGATGGTGTTCCACAAGGACCTTGAAGCAGCCCTGCATGTCACGCCGGCGGGCCATCATGTGCGCATCGGGCCGGACGTGCGCCTGCGCTACACGTTCGACGCCACCTGGGAGGAGATCGCCCTTCCCGAAGTTCCCAAGGACCCGCTGAAATTCCGCGACGACAAGCCCTATGCCTCGCGCCTTGCCGCCGCCCGCAAGAAGACGGGCCGCGAGGACGCCATGGTAATCTCGGTGGGCCGTATTCAGGGCATCGAGACGACCGTGCTGGTGCAGGACTTCTCCTTCATGGGCGGGTCGCTGGGCATGGCCGCTGGCGAATCCTTCCTCAAAGCCGCCGAGACCGCAGTGGAGCGCCGCACGCCTCTGGTCGTGTTCACGGCTGCTGGCGGCGCACGCATGCAGGAGGGCTGCCTCTCCCTGATGCAGATGCCGCGCACGACCATTGGCGTGGAAATGCTGCGTGAAGCCAAGCTGCCTTACGTGGTGGTACTGACCGACCCCACGACAGGCGGCGTCACCGCCTCCTACGCCATGCTGGGCGATGTGCATCTGGCCGAGCCCGGCGCATTGATCGGCTTTGCCGGTCAGCGCGTGATCGAGCAGACGATCCGTGAAAAACTGCCCGAAGGCTTCCAGCGCGCCGAATACCTGCTGGAAAAGGGCATGGTGGACCGCGTCGTCCACCGGCGTGATCTGCCGCGCGTGCTGGGCAATGTGCTGCGCACGCTGATGAAGCGGCCCGCAGCCACCGCCAACGTGCCTGCGCCCGCCGCCTGA